The sequence below is a genomic window from Pseudomonas cremoricolorata.
GCCTACGCCTTCTTCAACAAGCGCTCCCTGGAAGCCGGCATCAAGTACATGGTGCTGTCGGCTGCCGGCTCGGCGTTCCTGCTGTTCGGCATGGCGCTGCTCTATGCCGATGCCGGTAGCCTGAGCTTCGACGGTATCGGCAAGGCATTGGCAAGTACCGGCATGCCCAGCCTGCTGGCGCAACTGGGCCTGGGCATGATGCTGGTGGGCCTGGCCTTCAAGCTGTCGCTGGTGCCCTTCCACCTGTGGACGCCGGACGTCTACGAAGGCGCTCCGGCGCCAGTCGCGGCGTTCCTGGCCACAGCCAGCAAGGTCGCGGTGTTCGCCGTCGTCGTGCGCCTGTTCATGCTCTCCCCTGCTGCCAGCAGTGGCGTGCTGAGCACTGTCCTGGCGGTGATTGCCGTGGCCTCGATTCTGGTCGGCAACCTGCTGGCGCTGACCCAGAGCAACCTCAAGCGCCTGCTGGGTTATTCGTCGATCGCCCACTTCGGCTACCTGCTGATCGCCCTGGTGGCGAGCAAGGGGCTGGCCATGGAGGCCATGGGCGTGTACCTGGTCACCTACGTGATTACCAGCCTCGGCGCCTTCGGCGTGATTACCCTGATGTCGTCGCCTTACGCCGGTCGCGATGCCGATGCGCTGTACGAGTACCGCGGCCTGTTCTGGCGCCGTCCGTACCTCACCGCAGTGCTGACCGTAATGATGCTGTCGCTGGCGGGCATTCCGCTGACCGCAGGCTTCATCGGCAAGTTCTACATCATCGCCACCGGCGTCGAATCGCAACTATGGTGGCTGGTCGGTGCATTGGTGGTCGGTAGCGCCATCGGCGTGTACTACTACCTGCGAGTGATGGTGACGCTGTACCTGGCCGAGCCGAACCTGCGCCGCCATGACGCGCCGCTGAAGTGGGAACAGCGCACCGGTGGCGTCATGCTGCTGGCCATCGCCATCCTGGCCTTCGTCCTTGGCGTCTACCCCCAGCCGTTGCTGGACCTGGTACAGCACGCAGGTCTGCCGCTGCTGGGCTGATCTGGCTCTGCGCAACGAAAACACCCCGCCTTGGCGGGGTGTTTTGTTTCCTGCACCGTTCAATCACTGTGGACCGTTTCATCCATGCCCCTGCTCATCGCCGCCTGACGCAGCGCGCGATCAGCCTTGGGCAACTTGACCTCCGGGTTGGGCATACCGCTGGGTGATAGTTCATGGGTCATTTCGAACTGCGCACGGACTGACCAGCCACAGGCCTCGGAACAACACTGCAGGTAGGCAATGCGCAGAAAGATATGACGTCCCTCGCTCGTCCGGATACGCATGCGACCGTGGCAATGGGGGCACACCAGTTTGTACGCGCTCACAGCCCGCACCTGGCACATGCCGTACAAATGCTATGTAAGTTTTTTCCGCAGTATGTGTCAGACTTATCTACTCTTCTGTGGGTGATAATTAGCTGATTGACTGTCATGGCAGAAGCTCTCATTTAATAACAGGCCGGTATTTGTAACGAGTAGTTTACGCTTAGATAACGCCAGTAAACTAGTCATGGATATTCGAAATGAGTAACAACCCCTTGGGTGAAGTACTCACCCGTCTCAAGCAACTGACGCGCTCGCACTCTGACGCAGAGCTTTCTCGCGCGCTGAACATCAGCCCGCAGACCCTCAGCAGCTGGAAGGTGCGCCAGAGCATTCCCTACGCATTATGCGTAGATCTCGCCCGTACTCATCTATGCTCGCTGGATTGGCTGTTGCTCGGCGAAGGCGAGCAGCGCCGATCACCCGTGGCTCTGAGCGAGTGGGAGGTGGGACTGCTGGCACAATTGCGCGAAATGGCCGGTGCTGATCGTCAGGCGATTCTGTTGCAGGTGCAGGACAAGCAGCGTTTGAAACAACTCGAAAGCCAACTTCAGCAACTGCTCGAGCAAGCACCGGTGGCTCATGCCTGATCCATGGGTGAGGCCGGGAGCGCCAACACCCCGTTGCCAGCGCCTCAACCACGCCTACGCAGTCGCTGCAACAGGTCGCGCAGGTCGAGTCCATCGAGCCAGACCATGATCTTCAGGCTGATCGGGATGACCACCACCGCTGCCGAGAAGGCGGCCATGCCACTGGACAGTAGCGGGGCCAACGTCAGTATCAACGGTTCGAACAGGCACCCTACGCCTGCACTCAGGACCACCAGCAGACTGCTTTTGCGCAGTGACAATCGGTCGTCGGCGCCGAGCATCAGCCATACCTTCATTCTTCCTCGGGCCAGACTGACCAGCAGCGAGCCCAGCAGTGCGCCGAACAGCACCTCAGGATCGATGCCCAGCCCCGCTTGGATGACGTTGCAGCAGGTTTGCAGCAGAGAAGGACCGCTCATGACCTGACCTCGACGTGCCGCCCGGTGCGCTCGATGCCCTTGAGCAATGCGCGGCGGGTGGCCATTTCCACGCAGCGCAGGTAGCAGCGCTGCAATGCTCGACCAGGCGCATGGCCGACCAGTGTCTCCAGGCGTCTGATTCCGCGCTCACGCAGACAATACCGCCACTGCGCGAATTCCCGCGCGGCTGTCATGGCGGCGCCTCGCGCAGCCACCAGCAACTGCGCCTCACTGACCTCGTCGCCCAAGGCGAGCCTGTTGCGTAGATCATTCAGTTTGATCCGCGGCCAGAAGGGATCGTAGATATCGGCGCAGGGATCAAGGTGCCCCCTCTGGGGGTGCTCGGCAGATGACTCACTGTGCATGGCACACATCCTCGGCCAGCAGGTTGTAGCGGATCGCCTTGATGACCGCCGCCACACGGGTTTCAACGTCGAATTTGCGCAGAATGTTGCCAACGTGGAAATTGACCGTCGATTCCTTGCATTCCAGTATTCGGCCAATTTCCCAAGATGTCTTGCCATAGGCACACCACAGCAAGACTTGTCGCTCTCGCGGGGTCAGGTGAATGGCCGGTGCGTTTTTTGCGTCAGGGGGCAAGGTCACTGCTGTGTTCATCGTCTAAGCTCCGCAAGCGTGAAGGCCGTCCCTTGCAGGGATCAGTGCCGGAGGCCTCACCTTACGAACAGCGCCCTGTCCTCTCCATCGACGCGACTTGTAAAGAGCGTCCTGACAACTACGTCCCAAATGGTATTCGCATGACAGCGAAGTGCCCGTGCTTCGTGGGAGGTTTCGTGCGTCTCACTGCGATCGCCCGCTTGCCTTACCGATGGAGTAGCTTGATGCGTCGCGTCTTACACCTTCCTTCCTACCTGACGCTGTTGGTGCTATTGCCCGCCGGTGCCGCTGAATCCGTGCCTGTCCAGCTCGATCAGTTGCTCATCAACGAACCGACCAGCGAGTTGGAACGCGCTGAGCAGCGGCTGCGGGCCGTCGCTGGCGCGAGCAACCTGGTGGACATGAACGCGGTCGATCAGGGTCGCGTGGCCAGCGGTCAGGACGTGCTGGCTTATCAGCCAGGCGTTTTCGCCCAGTCAGCAGGCAACGACGGGATCAAGCTGTCCATCCGCGGCTCGGGCATCAACCGCGCGCCCGGCGCCCATGGCTCTGGGGTTTACGCGATGTTCGACGGCCTGCCACTGACGGGGCCGGGCGGCACACCTTACGAACTGCTCGAGCCGCTGTGGCTGAGCCGGGTCGAGGTGCTGCGCGGGGCCAGTGGCCTGCAGCGCGGCGCCCTGGCACTGGGTGGCGCGGTCAACTACGTGACGCACACCGGTTACGACGCTGCCCCCTTGCAGGTGCGCTACGAGCTGGGCAGCCGCGGCTACGCGCACCGTCAGGTCAGCTCGGGGCAGGTACTGGGTGATCTGGATTACTACGTGGCGCTGACCGACAGTGAGTACGATGGCTACCAGACCCACAGCGGCGGTCGTGCCAAGGGCGTTGCGGCCAACCTGGGCTACCGCTTCAGCCCACAGTTGGAAACGCGCTTCTACCTGCGCTACCGGGAAACCGACAACGAGCTGGCAGGACGCCTGACCCAGGCGCAGATCAAGCATGACCCGCGCGCCGCCAATCCGGTGTACCTGCGCCGCGATGCCAGCCGCCCGCAACCGGGCAGCACCTGGCTGGCGAACAAGACCACCTTCACCTTCGACGATGACTCGCGCCTGGTGGCCGGCCTGGTCTATCACGATTTCCCCATGGATCTGCGTGAAGGGCCTAATCGACTCAAGGTGGCTTACGCCGATGTCAGCGGCACCCTGGATTACCAGCGTCGAGACACCCTGGCCGGTCGCGACAGCCGCACCAGCCTGGGCTGGCGCACCACCAAGCACTTGCCCAACACCGGCGCCTCGGAATTCGTCCGGGTACCCGAGCCTGGCAACGGCATGCGCCCGGTCGGCACCCGCACCCGCGACTTCAGTTACCAGGGCTCGGACACCGTAGTGCACCTGAACAACGAATTGGAACTGAGCCCCGACCTGTGGCTGACCAGCGGCCTGGCCCTGATCTACACGCGCCGGGAAAGCGATGTCAGCTACCCCGAGCAAGGCGGCAACGTCAGCCAGCACGACTGGGACTACGCCCCGCACCTGGGCCTGCGCTACGACGTCAATCCTGATCTGCAGGTGTACGGCACCCTCAGTCGCTCGGTCGAGCCGCCGCATCCCTGGGCACTGATCTGGAGTTCGCCACCGGTTGCCGGCGGCCAGATCCAGCCCATTGAAATGCGTAATCAGACCGCCACTACCCTGGAGATCGGTGGCCGCGGCGATTCCTCCCTGGGTGAATGGAATCTGGCCTGGTACTACGCCCAGGTGCGCCATGAGCTGCTGGCAGTCGAGCTGGTGCCGAACATCAGCACGGCCGAATTCAATGCCAGCGCTACCGTGCATCAGGGCCTGGAAGCCGGGCTGCAGAGCACCTTGTGGCGCAGCGACGGCGGTGGCCGCCTGAGCCTGCGCCAGGCCTACACATACAGCGATTTCCACTATCGCGATGACCCACGCTTTGGCAGTAACCGCCTGCCGGGCCTGCCGGTGCATTACTACCAGGCCGAAGTGCGCTATGACTGGGTAAATGGCGTATACGCCGCGCTGAACACGCAGCTCGCTTCAAAGGTACAAGTGGACTACGCCAACAGCCAGCATGCCGATGCCTACACCTTGTTCGGAGCGCGGCTTGGGTGGAATTCGCCTAAACAGGACTGGCAGACCTGGCTCGACCTGCGCAATCTCACGAACCAGCGATACTCGGCAACGGTAACACCGGGCTTCGATGATCGCGGCCAGGATGTGGCCCGCTCGACGCCCGGCGAAGGGTTCGCCGCTTATGTAGGCGTTGCCTACAGCTTCAGGTAGGGATGACCTGGCCCCGCGCCGGCCAGCGGCGCGGGACTCTGCTCAACGGCCTCAGTCGGGCAACTGCACCTTGGGTTTGGTAGAAGCGAAGATCGCCCAGCTGGAGATGAACAGCGCGGCGATCAGCGGGCCGATGACGAAACCGTTGAGGCCGAACACCGCCATCCCGCCCAGGGTCGAGACCAGAATCAAGTAGTCGGGCATGCGCGTGTCCTTGCCCACTAGAATCGGACGCAGCACGTTGTCCACCAGGCCGATCACCAGCACGCCATAGGCGGTGAGGATGATGCCCTGCCAGTACATGCCGGTGGCCACGTAGTACACCGCCACCGGCCCCCATACCAGCCCCGCTCCCACCGCAGGCAACAGCGAAAGGAATGCCATCAGCACGGCCCAGACCAACGCGCTGGGAATGCCGAGGATCCAGAAGATGATGCCGCCCAACGCACCCTGGGTGATGGCCACCAGCAGGTTGCCCTTGACCGTGGCCCGCACCACGCGGTTGAACTTGAGCTGCAGACGACGCTTCTGCTCTTCTGGCAGCGGCACGGCCTGCCGCACCTTGCGGGCGGTTTCCGGCCCTTCGCGCAGAAAGAAGAACAGCACGTAGAGCATGATGCCGAAGCTCACCACGAAGTCGAACGTGCCCTGGCCGAAACTGAAGGCTTGGGTCGCCAGGTATTGACTACCCTGGCCGGCGAACTGGGTGATCTTCTGCCGCAAGCCGTCGAGGTTGCCGACGCCCAGGCGATCCAGGCCATTCTGCGCGAAGGCCGGCAGCATGTTCTTGCCGTGTTCGATGTAGCCAGCAATGTCCAGATTGCCGCTCTGGATGCGCTGATACAGCGAGGCGCCTTCTTGTACCAGCAGCACGCTGATGATGATCACCGGCAAGATGGCGATAGTCAGGCAGACCATCAACGTGGCGCCGGCCGCCAGGTTGCGCCGGCGGCCGAAGCGGATGAGCATGTTGCGTTGCATGGGGGCGAATATGATCGCCAGAACCACCGCCCAGAACACGGCGCCATAATACGGCAGCAGGATCCAGACGAAGGCGATGGTGACCGCGGCGAGCAAAACGGTGAGCGCCTTGTTCTGCAAAACGGTTTCGTTCATGGGGTTTCCTCGAGAATTCACCCCTTTAGTGCGCGCCGAGCGGGCAAAAGTGCCGTTGATGCAGATCAATACTCATCGACCTTGCACCTCGTAGCATCCGCCGCTTTTCCAGGTGCCCCATGACGCTGCCCGGCAAACCCGAACTGCTCGCCCCCGCAGGTTCCCTGAAGACCCTGCGCTATGCCTTCGCCTACGGCGCCGATGCGGTCTACGCCGGCCAGCCGCGCTACAGCCTGCGGGTGCGTAACAATGATTTCGACCACGCCACCCTGGCCCAGGGCATCGAAGAAGCCCATGCGCTGGGCAAGCGCCTGTACGTGGTGGTCAACATCGCCCCGCACAACGCCAAGCTCAAGACCTTCCTCAAGGACTTGGCCCCGGTGATCGCCATGGGCCCGGATGCACTGATCATGTCAGACCCCGGCTTGATCATGCTGGTGCGCCAGCACTTCCCCGACA
It includes:
- a CDS encoding head completion/stabilization protein, which codes for MHSESSAEHPQRGHLDPCADIYDPFWPRIKLNDLRNRLALGDEVSEAQLLVAARGAAMTAAREFAQWRYCLRERGIRRLETLVGHAPGRALQRCYLRCVEMATRRALLKGIERTGRHVEVRS
- a CDS encoding TonB-dependent receptor family protein; the protein is MRRVLHLPSYLTLLVLLPAGAAESVPVQLDQLLINEPTSELERAEQRLRAVAGASNLVDMNAVDQGRVASGQDVLAYQPGVFAQSAGNDGIKLSIRGSGINRAPGAHGSGVYAMFDGLPLTGPGGTPYELLEPLWLSRVEVLRGASGLQRGALALGGAVNYVTHTGYDAAPLQVRYELGSRGYAHRQVSSGQVLGDLDYYVALTDSEYDGYQTHSGGRAKGVAANLGYRFSPQLETRFYLRYRETDNELAGRLTQAQIKHDPRAANPVYLRRDASRPQPGSTWLANKTTFTFDDDSRLVAGLVYHDFPMDLREGPNRLKVAYADVSGTLDYQRRDTLAGRDSRTSLGWRTTKHLPNTGASEFVRVPEPGNGMRPVGTRTRDFSYQGSDTVVHLNNELELSPDLWLTSGLALIYTRRESDVSYPEQGGNVSQHDWDYAPHLGLRYDVNPDLQVYGTLSRSVEPPHPWALIWSSPPVAGGQIQPIEMRNQTATTLEIGGRGDSSLGEWNLAWYYAQVRHELLAVELVPNISTAEFNASATVHQGLEAGLQSTLWRSDGGGRLSLRQAYTYSDFHYRDDPRFGSNRLPGLPVHYYQAEVRYDWVNGVYAALNTQLASKVQVDYANSQHADAYTLFGARLGWNSPKQDWQTWLDLRNLTNQRYSATVTPGFDDRGQDVARSTPGEGFAAYVGVAYSFR
- the nuoN gene encoding NADH-quinone oxidoreductase subunit NuoN encodes the protein MEFTTQHFIALAPMLITTVTTVVVMLAIAWKRNHSQTFLLSTIGLNLALLSIIPAMKVAPLPVTGLITIDYFACLYMALMLVATLACVTLAHAYLGEGATGYPGNREELYLLLLMSALGGLVLVSANHLAGLFIGLELLSVPVYGLVAYAFFNKRSLEAGIKYMVLSAAGSAFLLFGMALLYADAGSLSFDGIGKALASTGMPSLLAQLGLGMMLVGLAFKLSLVPFHLWTPDVYEGAPAPVAAFLATASKVAVFAVVVRLFMLSPAASSGVLSTVLAVIAVASILVGNLLALTQSNLKRLLGYSSIAHFGYLLIALVASKGLAMEAMGVYLVTYVITSLGAFGVITLMSSPYAGRDADALYEYRGLFWRRPYLTAVLTVMMLSLAGIPLTAGFIGKFYIIATGVESQLWWLVGALVVGSAIGVYYYLRVMVTLYLAEPNLRRHDAPLKWEQRTGGVMLLAIAILAFVLGVYPQPLLDLVQHAGLPLLG
- a CDS encoding helix-turn-helix domain-containing protein, with the protein product MSNNPLGEVLTRLKQLTRSHSDAELSRALNISPQTLSSWKVRQSIPYALCVDLARTHLCSLDWLLLGEGEQRRSPVALSEWEVGLLAQLREMAGADRQAILLQVQDKQRLKQLESQLQQLLEQAPVAHA
- a CDS encoding AI-2E family transporter: MNETVLQNKALTVLLAAVTIAFVWILLPYYGAVFWAVVLAIIFAPMQRNMLIRFGRRRNLAAGATLMVCLTIAILPVIIISVLLVQEGASLYQRIQSGNLDIAGYIEHGKNMLPAFAQNGLDRLGVGNLDGLRQKITQFAGQGSQYLATQAFSFGQGTFDFVVSFGIMLYVLFFFLREGPETARKVRQAVPLPEEQKRRLQLKFNRVVRATVKGNLLVAITQGALGGIIFWILGIPSALVWAVLMAFLSLLPAVGAGLVWGPVAVYYVATGMYWQGIILTAYGVLVIGLVDNVLRPILVGKDTRMPDYLILVSTLGGMAVFGLNGFVIGPLIAALFISSWAIFASTKPKVQLPD
- a CDS encoding ogr/Delta-like zinc finger family protein — protein: MSAYKLVCPHCHGRMRIRTSEGRHIFLRIAYLQCCSEACGWSVRAQFEMTHELSPSGMPNPEVKLPKADRALRQAAMSRGMDETVHSD
- a CDS encoding helix-turn-helix domain-containing protein, with the translated sequence MNTAVTLPPDAKNAPAIHLTPRERQVLLWCAYGKTSWEIGRILECKESTVNFHVGNILRKFDVETRVAAVIKAIRYNLLAEDVCHAQ